DNA from Kitasatospora herbaricolor:
CCTGGTCGCCGCGCCGACCGGCTCCGGCAAGACCATCGTGGGCGAGTTCGCCGTGCACCTGGCCCTCCAGGGCGGCCGCAAGTGCTTCTACACCACGCCGATCAAGGCCCTGTCCAACCAGAAGTACGGCGACCTGGTCAAGCGCTACGGCGCCGCCAAGGTGGGCCTGCTCACCGGCGACAACACGGTCAACGGTGACGCGCCGGTGGTGGTGATGACCACCGAGGTGCTGCGCAACATGCTCTACGCGGGTTCGCAGACCCTCGACGGCCTGGGCTACGTGGTGATGGACGAGGTCCACTACCTCGCCGACCGCTTCCGCGGCGCCGTCTGGGAAGAGGTGATCATCCACCTGCCCGAGTCGGTCACCCTGGTCTCGCTGTCCGCGACGGTCTCCAACGCCGAGGAGTTCGGCGACTGGCTGGACACCGTGCGCGGCGGCACCAAGGTGATCGTCTCCGAGCACCGCCCGGTGCCGCTCTGGCAGCACGTGATGGCCGGCAACCGGATGTACGACCTCTTCGCCAACCCGGACCGCGACGGCCGCCCCAAGGACGCGCCGCGCAACCCGGCCAAGCTGGTCAACCCCGAGCTGGTCCGCCTCGCCCGCTCCGAGCTGGCCGCGAATCCCCGCGGCGACCGCTTCGCCAAGGGACGCGGCCGGTCCATGCCCACCGGCCGTCCCGGCCGGGTCTGGACCCCGGGCCGGGTGGACGTGATCGACCGCCTCGACTCCGAGGGCCTGCTGCCGGCCATCACCTTCATCTTCAGCCGGGCCGGCTGCGAGGCCGCCGTCCAGCAGTGCCTCAGCTCGGGCCTGCGCCTCAACAAGGACTCCGACCGGGCCCGGGTCCGGGCCATCGTCGAGGAGCGCTGCGCCGACATCCCCGACGAGGACCTGCACGTCCTCGGCTACTTCGAGTGGCTCGACGGGCTGGAGCGCGGCATCGCCGCCCACCACGCCGGCATGCTGCCGCGGTTCAAGGAGGTGGTCGAGGAACTGTTCGTGAAGGGGCTGGTCAAGGCCGTCTTCGCGACCGAGACGCTGGCGCTGGGCATCAACATGCCCGCCCGCTCGGTGGTGATGGAGAAGCTCGTCAAGTGGAACGGCGAGACCCACGCCGACATCACCCCCGGCGAGTACACCCAGCTCACCGGCCGGGCCGGCCGCCGCGGCATCGACATCGAGGGCCACGCCGTGGTGCTCTGGCAGCGCGGGCTGGACCCGGAGGCGCTGGCCGGCCTGGCCGGCACCCGCACCTACCCGCTGAAGTCCTCGTTCCGGCCGTCCTACAACATGGCCGTCAACCTGGTCTCCCAGTTCGGCCGGCACCGCTCGCGCGAGCTGCTGGAGACGTCCTTCGCGCAGTTCCAGGCCGACCGCTCGGTGGTCGGCATCGCCAAGCAGGTCCAGCGCAACGAGGAGGGTCTGGACGGCTACCGCGAGTCGATGACCTGCCACCTCGGCGACTTCGACGAGTACATGGCCCTGCGCCGCTCCCTCAAGGACCGCGAGAACGACCTCGCCCGCGAGGGCAGCGGCCAGCGCCGGGCCGCCGCGATCGAGTCGATCGAGCAGCTGAAGCCGGGCGACGTGATCCACGTGCCGACCGGCAAGTTCGCCGGTCTCGCGCTGGTCCTCGACCCGGGCCTGCCGCCGGTCAGCCGCTCGCCGCGCACCCACCGCCACCCCGACTACCAGGACGGCCCGCGTCCGGTGGTGCTCACCTCCGAGCGGCAGGTCAAGCGGCTCGCGATGATCGACTTCCCGCACCCGGTGACGGCGGTCGACCGGATGAAGATCCCCAAGTCGTTCAACCCGCGCAGCCCGCAGTCCCGCCGGGACCTCGCCTCCGCGCTGCGGACCAAGGCCGGGCACCTGGAGCCGGAGCGGTTCCGCCGCGGCCGGGCGGCCGCCGCCGACGACCCCGAGATCACCCGGCTGCGCACCGAGCTGCGCCAGCACCCCTGCCACGGCTGCGACGAGCGCGAGGACCACGCCCGCTGGGCCGAGCGCTACCACCGCCTGCACCGCGACACCGATCTGCTGGAGCGCAAGATGCGCTCCCGCACCCACACCATCGCCCGCACCTTCGACCGGGTCTGCGGCCTGCTCACCGACCTCGGCTACCTGGAGGGCGACACCGTCACCCCGGACGGCAAGCGCCTCGGCCGGCTCTACGGCGAGCTCGACCTGCTCGCCTCCGAGTGCATCCGCGAGGGCGTCTGGAAGGACCTCGCCGCGGCCGAACTCGCCGCCTGCGCCTCCGCGCTGGTGTACGAGGCCCGGCAGGCCGACGACGCCGCCGCCCCCCGGGTCCCGGAGGGCAACGCCAAGGAGGCCCTCGGCCGGATGGTCCGGATCTGGGGCCACCTGGACGCCCTGGAGGAGCAGCACCGGATCAACACCGCCGAGGGCGTCGGCCAGCGCGAGCCCGACCTCGGCTTCGCCTGGGTCGCCTACCGCTGGTCGCTCGGCCACAACCTGGACTCGGTCCTGCGGGACGCCGAGATGCCGGCCGGCGACTTCGTCCGCTGGACGAAGCAGCTGATCGACGTCCTCGGCCAGATCCAGGACGCGGCCGGCGAGGACGCCAAGCTGCGCGGCACCGCCCGCAAGGCGGTCGACAGCCTGCGTCGCGGCATCATCGCCTACTCCTCGGTGGGCTGACCCGGCACCGGACGACGAAGGGGGCCCGGCCGCACGGTGGTTGCCGGCGGCCGGGCCCCCTTCGCGCGACTTCTCAGCCCGCCAGCACGCCGAGCACCCGCTCCAGCGAACTGCCGAGGCCCCAGCGGGCGGACAGCTCTTCCAGGGTCATCGGGTCCAGCGGCTCGCGGGGCAGGGCCGGGTCGAAGTCGGGCAGCGGGGCGTCGGTGGCGACCCGGACGACGGTGGGGGCGACGTCGAGGTAGGGGGCGCCCTCGACGATGTTCCTGCGGCGGGCCGGGGTGAGCCTGGAGAAGGGATCGGCGGCGGCTGCGCGGATGCCGGCCAGGTCGCCGTACTCGTTGATCAGCTGGGCCGCGGTCTTCTCGCCGATGCCCTTCACGCCCGGCAGGCCGTCGCTCGGGTCCCCGCGCAGGGCGGCCATGTCGGCGTACCGGTCGCCGCGCACGCCGTACTTCTCCAGCAGCAGTTCGTCGTCGGTGACCTGCAGGTTGCCCATGCCCTTGACCGGGTAGAGCACCTGGACCGGCCGGGCGTCGTCGACCAGCTGGAAGAGGTCGCGGTCACCGGTGACGATCTGCACGGGGCCGGTGCCCCGGGCGGTCAGGGTGCCGATCACGTCGTCCGCCTCGTAGCCGGGCGAACCGACCCGGGCGATCCCGAGCGCGTCCAGCACCTGCTCGATCACCGGCACCTGCGGCGCCAGGGTGTCCGGGATCTCCTCCTCGCCGTCGGCCCCTGCCTCGGCGAGCCGGTGGGTCTTGTACGAGGGCACCAGGTCGACCCGCCACTGCGGGCGCCAGTCGGCGTCCATGCAGGCGACCAGCTGGTCGGGGCGGTGGTCCTGGACGAGCCTGGCGATGAAGTCCAGCAGCCCCCGGACGGCGTTCACCGGCTCGCCGGCGGGGGACTTCAGGGAGTCCGGCACGCCGTAGTAGGCCCGGAAGTACAGGCTGGCGGAGTCCAGCAGCATCAGTCGCGGTTCGGTCACAGCTCCGATCATGCCGTACCCGGCCGACAGTTCGGCGGCAGACGTCCCGACCGGCGGGCCGACCCGGGGCCCGACGGCAGCTCACCTCGCGGGCCCGGCCGGCGGCCGGCCGGCACCCGACGGGGGTTCAGTGCTGGTGCGGGCCGCTGCGGTGGACCGGGCCGTGCGTGTCGCCGCAGTGGTCGTCCAGGACGGCCGTCCCCGCCGGGGTGATCTGCAGCAGCTGCTGGTCGTCGTCCTCGCCGAGGTGGTCGACCTGGAGGGTGGCGTGGGTGATCCGGTACGTCTCGCGCAGCTGCCGTTGCAGCCCCCGCCGCACGGCGTGGCAGTCGCCGCCCGGCGCGACCAGGATGTGCGCGGAGAGCGCCGGCTGGCCGGAGGTGATCTCCCAGATGTGCAGGTCGTGGATCTCCACCACCAGGTCGGCGGCGACCATCCGGTCCGCCACCTCGTCCGGGTCGATGCCGGCCGGCGCCGCCTCCAGGAAGATCCGCCCCGAGTCGCGGACCAGTCCGATCCCGGCCCGCAGCATCAGCGCCACCACGACCAGCGAGGCGATCGCGTCGGCCTGGACGAAGCCGGTGGTCAGCATCACCACGCCGGCCACGGCGGTGGCGACGAAGGCGTACAGGTCGGTCAGCACGTGCTGGAAGGCGCCCTCGACGTTCAAGGAGGTGCGGTTGGCCCTGGACATGCACCAGGTCGCCCCGATGTTGACCACGATGCCGACCAGCGCCGTCACCAGCACCAGCGAACCGGTCACCTCCGGCGGGTCGATCAGCCGGCGCACCGCCTCGTAGCCGAGCCAGGCGGACAGCACCAGCAGCGTGACACCGTTGGCCTGGGCGGACAGGATCTCGGCGCGCTTCAGCCCGTACGTGTAGCCGCCCCGGGCCGGGCGGGCGGCCAGGCGCATCGCGACCAGCGCGAGGACGATCGAGGCGGCGTCGGTGAGCATGTGCGCGGCGTCCGAGATCAGCGCCAGCGAGCGGGCGGCGAAGCCGACCACCACCTCGCCCGCCATGAACACCACGATCAGGGTCAGCGCGGCCAGCAGCCAGCGGCGGTCGGCGTCGGCGGCCACCCCGTGCGAGTGCCCGCCGTGGCCGCCGGCCCCGCCGTGGTCCCCGTGCGGCTCCGAGCCGACGCCGTGGCCGTCGTGGCCGTGGGCGTCATGGCTGTGCTCGTGGACGGCCATCGAGATCCTCTCCTGGACGCTCAGCGGTGGGGTCTGGCAGCCCCGCACCCGAAGTGAACCGCAGATCGGACGAAGATCCAAAGCCTGCACTGGTGACCGTTGTCGTTGCCGTCGAGCTGCTCCCACCGGCCCTGCCCACCCTCCTGTTCACCCGGGTGCCCACCCTGGCGTTCGTCTTGGTCCGATAGGGTCTCGCCGCCCCGACGACGGGGCCGGGCGAGCAGGGTGAGGCACGGGTGGAGCATGGCGGGCAGGTCCGGCTGCGGACGATCGCGCGGGAGTGGGGCCGGATCGGCCTGGTCGGGTTCGGCGGTCCGCCGGCCCACATCCTGTTGCTGCGGCGGCTCTGCGTGGAGCGGCGCGGCTGGCTGAGCCCGGCCGAGTTCGAGGACGGCGTCGCGACCACCAACCTGCTGCCCGGCCCGGCCTCCACCCAGCTGGCGATCTTCACCGCCTGGCGGCTGCGCGGCGCCGCCGGCGCGCTGGTCGGCGGCATCTGCTTCATCGCGCCGGGGCTGGTGCTGATCCTGGCCCTCTCGGCGCTGTTCCTGGCCGGCCGGCCGCCGCTCTGGGTACTGGGCGCGGCGGCCGGCGCCGGCGCGGCCGTGCCCGCCGTCGCGGTGCAGGCCGCCGCCGCGCTGGTGCCGGGCAGCCTGGCCCGCGCGGGCGCGGCCGGCCCGGAGCGCGGCGGCCTGGCGCGCTGGTACGGGTACGCGCTCGCGGGGGCCGGGGCGGCCCTGCTCACCGGGCCCTGGCTGGTGCTGGTCCTGGTGGCGGCGGGCCT
Protein-coding regions in this window:
- a CDS encoding DEAD/DEAH box helicase, which codes for MTSTPQRSEDEELSPAEAYAAFRRRAKQQATALYGFQQLYDFPLDDFQIQACEALEAGEGVLVAAPTGSGKTIVGEFAVHLALQGGRKCFYTTPIKALSNQKYGDLVKRYGAAKVGLLTGDNTVNGDAPVVVMTTEVLRNMLYAGSQTLDGLGYVVMDEVHYLADRFRGAVWEEVIIHLPESVTLVSLSATVSNAEEFGDWLDTVRGGTKVIVSEHRPVPLWQHVMAGNRMYDLFANPDRDGRPKDAPRNPAKLVNPELVRLARSELAANPRGDRFAKGRGRSMPTGRPGRVWTPGRVDVIDRLDSEGLLPAITFIFSRAGCEAAVQQCLSSGLRLNKDSDRARVRAIVEERCADIPDEDLHVLGYFEWLDGLERGIAAHHAGMLPRFKEVVEELFVKGLVKAVFATETLALGINMPARSVVMEKLVKWNGETHADITPGEYTQLTGRAGRRGIDIEGHAVVLWQRGLDPEALAGLAGTRTYPLKSSFRPSYNMAVNLVSQFGRHRSRELLETSFAQFQADRSVVGIAKQVQRNEEGLDGYRESMTCHLGDFDEYMALRRSLKDRENDLAREGSGQRRAAAIESIEQLKPGDVIHVPTGKFAGLALVLDPGLPPVSRSPRTHRHPDYQDGPRPVVLTSERQVKRLAMIDFPHPVTAVDRMKIPKSFNPRSPQSRRDLASALRTKAGHLEPERFRRGRAAAADDPEITRLRTELRQHPCHGCDEREDHARWAERYHRLHRDTDLLERKMRSRTHTIARTFDRVCGLLTDLGYLEGDTVTPDGKRLGRLYGELDLLASECIREGVWKDLAAAELAACASALVYEARQADDAAAPRVPEGNAKEALGRMVRIWGHLDALEEQHRINTAEGVGQREPDLGFAWVAYRWSLGHNLDSVLRDAEMPAGDFVRWTKQLIDVLGQIQDAAGEDAKLRGTARKAVDSLRRGIIAYSSVG
- a CDS encoding 5'-3' exonuclease gives rise to the protein MLLDSASLYFRAYYGVPDSLKSPAGEPVNAVRGLLDFIARLVQDHRPDQLVACMDADWRPQWRVDLVPSYKTHRLAEAGADGEEEIPDTLAPQVPVIEQVLDALGIARVGSPGYEADDVIGTLTARGTGPVQIVTGDRDLFQLVDDARPVQVLYPVKGMGNLQVTDDELLLEKYGVRGDRYADMAALRGDPSDGLPGVKGIGEKTAAQLINEYGDLAGIRAAAADPFSRLTPARRRNIVEGAPYLDVAPTVVRVATDAPLPDFDPALPREPLDPMTLEELSARWGLGSSLERVLGVLAG
- a CDS encoding cation diffusion facilitator family transporter, producing the protein MAVHEHSHDAHGHDGHGVGSEPHGDHGGAGGHGGHSHGVAADADRRWLLAALTLIVVFMAGEVVVGFAARSLALISDAAHMLTDAASIVLALVAMRLAARPARGGYTYGLKRAEILSAQANGVTLLVLSAWLGYEAVRRLIDPPEVTGSLVLVTALVGIVVNIGATWCMSRANRTSLNVEGAFQHVLTDLYAFVATAVAGVVMLTTGFVQADAIASLVVVALMLRAGIGLVRDSGRIFLEAAPAGIDPDEVADRMVAADLVVEIHDLHIWEITSGQPALSAHILVAPGGDCHAVRRGLQRQLRETYRITHATLQVDHLGEDDDQQLLQITPAGTAVLDDHCGDTHGPVHRSGPHQH